From Gigantopelta aegis isolate Gae_Host unplaced genomic scaffold, Gae_host_genome ctg6626_pilon_pilon, whole genome shotgun sequence:
acatgtcaaaattaccaaatgtttgataataaccgatggttaataaatcagtgtgctctagtggtgttgttaaacaaaacaaacacacaaactagtttaacaatatttgactcACGATCCTACAATGTCCAATGACGGTAGTACATATCCATGtagtaatgggtgtgaaatataaaatttactgtccctacatgttttaaataattcagCAGGGTTATCAGTGTCTCCAACCGccaaataatgaatgaatgaatgaatgtttaacgacaccccagcacgaaaaatacatcggctattgggtgtcaaactatggtaatgcaaataaataaagtgatgatcaacatcaatataaaaattcaagacttcaacaaaaacagtgtaaagaactgtacaaaaacacaaatatcacagaattttacggatactgaattttattcaaaacttcaattttgtgctgtattggccattctcaaagagaatgttacacccctgcaccacggtgaggttacagcacacgcaggggccaaCCCCAAATAAAATCATCTTTCTACAGAATAGTGTAATTACTATTTATGTACCATTTACGTTACGATATGTACGGCAAGTGTCTGCCGTGAACCTTAAaacgttgtttgtttcttttgcatTTCCGTCTGGTACATTATGTCAACGTCACATCTAGTTAGTGTCCATCACTCTGCTCAGTGTCTGCTTGTTCAATAAACAATTCAGTATTTTTTGCGAATTTCAACACTTGAAATCACTTGCTGGTCCAGTTCGTTTAAAAACTACAAGTAGTAGGTACTGACATCAGCTTACGTCTGCATCGCGGCCTTGTTGCAGTTggttagtaataaataaaatatacatgtactcctttattttctattctatttttaaaaaacaacaactcgaGAACTGCCTTTCACTCGTCATATAACAATTCAtatcataaaaatggtatgacaagAAGGCGTGTTTAGTACCTCtctttattacatacattacatacatattacagttTAATATCAAAATCGTACGTTACATTGTGAGATACCGTTTTCCTTAACAAAGCTGGGATATAAACGCTGAGGCCATTGGCCATTAAGGGAGATGTGACGCAAGCTTTTGTACATTTCTTATTGAAAGCAGTGCTGCGTTCAGACAGACCGAGCAGGGAAAAACGTCCGTCAAGCTGTTTAAGCGCTTCATGTTAAAAAGAATGACCTCTTCagaaaccagtcaaaatagttcgcaaacgtaAGCGAAAGACGGgtggctgaacttagggctgaTTTTACTCTCATCAATACGAAGTACTTCTAAAACTGCCTtcgaatatattatttatgaaaccCAAATTTGGGTCATTAACCTCGATTGTGGGCGAGGCCTATGCTGACACTCGAACACTAGCTGCTATGAATGTTTACTTTTGTTACGTTTTGATGAATTATATGCAATAATTATAggtagataataaataaaatactacacacctttcagtttaataccatACCATTTACCTCGCTAGATACCATTTTCTAGTGTACtcgttcataaaaatggtattaaactgCAAGTCGGgtggtactctctctctctctctctctctctctctctctctctctctctctctctctctctctctctctgtgtgtgtgcgcgtacgtgcgtgcgtccGTACGTGCATGTAATACAGCATGCTCGTTCACACTGTATGGACAAATTTAAGATGTGGTTATTTTCATGTATTTAAAAGGGAACGCCTCGTTATCTATGTAAAAATCAGTGACATTCTACACCTCACGTTTGGtcgagttaattattataccGTTATATTATGACAGAGTTTTTCACTAAACTGTATGTAGTAAATAACTAAATGAAAATAGCCATCGAGGACCAAGCGTCTTGACCCTCGCCATAAGGGTTGGACTTGTAGTTGTTTAAATATTCTGTACGTTAATTTAAACCAGTGAAGCCAGCCTGACTTTCGATTTTAAAAAGAAGGGTGACACCTTTTCTTTGGTTTCCTTTGGCAAAGATAACGAGTATAGCCCAACGATGTTATTGGtttattctaaatggttaaataatacaaataatacgcgaggaaacaattttaatttttgtacttTATTTTCCAAATGATTTCTATGTATGTGCTGGTAGAACCGATTACCGACTGCTGGGATGTGAAGACACGCCAGAACCAGAGCAGTGACGGCACGTACAAGATCGACTCACCAGCCGGGGGTCAGATGAACGTCAGGTGTGACATGACCACGGACAATGGCGGCTGGCTCACCTTCGTCAGGTATGAAGATCACAGAATTGTATGTTGGTTGTCTGTCTCAGAATCATGACGATATTGTGACGTGAACTTGTTATTTACAGTCGTTttccttatttttaaaatttcaatctggggtattgtttgtaaacatatgtatatGATATAGATAGCTAGGTAAATGGTatgcttattattattgttgttgttattgttattgttgttggcATTATTATCCCATTTGTCCCATTACATTTTCACCTTCAAATTCATTTGTGTCCCTACCGATATGGCATCTTCTGTTGCTGTCATCGTCCACACCATAGTtttatatcaaagactgtggttaTGCTATCCTGTAGGTATCGCGATATGTATTTGTCTTTTGTGGTCGTCTGTATCAAAGAACTGCCATTGTGGTTTTGCTGTGAACTTAGTCTGAACACTCCCGATAATTaaagtttaacgacattactagagcagattgattaattaatcaacggctaaTGAATtgcaaacatttcgtaattccaACACCTAGTCTTGGAtaaaacccgctacctttttccaaTAGCAGCAAGGTGTCTTTAAGATTCACTTTCCAAGAgacgggacagcacataccgcagcctttgatataccagtcgtcgaaAGTGTTTAGTGCTTACTTCAGACACTTACTATATTCTACTATTACCAGTGATTGTTAACACCTGGAATCAGATGACCAGTTACTAATTGTGTTGATGTTAACCATATTGAAAATAAATCGGATTAACAGGCAATTCACAGGTTGGTATCAGCTTCAGAAGTACACAAGATAGTTACTGTCGTGAGTCAAACCTGTGAATATTTAACTTTGAAGATAACAAAATTTAACAGGCAATTGCAGGGTGGTGTGAGCGACAGCGATCTGCAGTAACAACGCTATCTGCAGTAACTACATTTATCGTTGCAGTTGCTGCCGCTATCTgttataacaaatacaaaatgttgtaGCCTTGATGCATATAATATGTCGCGATCTGTTGCAGTCATCGTCAGCAGTAGATTTGATAGATAGTGCCGTAGGTCAGACCAGTgaatactttctttaaaaataaatcagatTAACATATTGTTACACAGGCGGGTCCGGGGTGGTGTCGACTTCAACAGGTCGTGGGAAGACTACAAGAACGGATTTGGCGACCTCGCAGGAGATTTCTGGTTGGGAAATGAGTTTGTACACATGTTCACGGCAGCAAAGGTAATAAACTTACAATAGCAAGactaacacattttgttttgtttttaaattaatgtctCCATAGGCGTGTGCACTCTCGTGACTATTGGGTAAGAAAAGCCAAAACTTATAACTCAAATTCAAATGTTAAAATTGAGAAGGTAACCTTTTACGGTTCTACGTATACTGAAGTAAATTCTAGTCATCACATATGTCTAACTATATTCTTGATGTGACGTCACCTCTGAAAACAATATTCCTAAATATAGCCTACTTTGGACGTCTCCTATATTTATGAATATTcttgaatataattatgttgtgaCCAGAGACGTATTTGAGTATTTAGCAATCCTATGCTACTAATATTTTTGACCCCGCCAACCCACGCCTCCAAAACCATAATCGTAATactatatagatagatagatagatacatatattatatatatatataataaaattcccattacattcattacattatAACGTCAttccattggtccagacgtagcaacgggagtgacatcattttatattggtaatttgtcttactgtgtgttattgttttaacccAAAATATAATACCGTTGACACACCAAATACGGTTCTGTCCAATGCGTGAAAAATACATATCAATTATTACTGCCGGATTGTTACTGCTGTCATGGCTGTGGCTGTGagagaaacaaaatataactgaaaAGTTACACAACATGGACATTCGGTTTATTTCGAGAACATAATTTCTCACACACATAAATGTATCATAAACACGCAATGTAACTATTAGACAAGAAACATGTAAGAAAATAACTTTTGCTAAGAAAATAACTTTTTGCTAAGGACATAACTTTTGCTAAGGACATAACTTTTGCTAAGACAATAACTTTTGCTAATTATCTAGGGGATACTAACTTTTGTTTTACCGTACACTTTTTACTAACAGTACTTTATATAGAAAATCAatcaaaactaaattatttaaaaaaaaatttacattggatttataaataaatggaaGGTCAACTGCTATCATTCTCATGTAATTATCGAATGCTATGATGTTTTTGCTAAAtgcatgtgttttttgtttcttttgtgtgggttttttttttttttttttttttttggggggggggggggggtggtggtgttccttttcttcttttttttgccagATTAGTTAGAAATTATGAATCATATATACACTGCTGCTTTGGTAAGAGGATTGCTAAATAATTAAGACAAGCAAACATTGCTTTATGGAAAAGTTGCAAAAGTTACAATCAAGTATTTGTGTAATATTACAAACAGAACAAAAGTGGACCTCAGCTTTTACAGGAGGGTTTGGACGAACCCCCCAAACCCCATCCCCCACCAAATACGGGCCTGCAAATGTTGGTGAAATACAAGTATCACAAGTATAaaacaatgttagttttattataaACTGAATATATACTATACTTCTGTCTTCTGTTGTCACAGATTAAGTTTATTTagatacaattttgtttttacccTTTGAGAAGGTAACCTTTTACGGTTCTACGTATACTGAAGTAAATTCTAGTCATCACATATGTCTAACTATATTATTGATGTGACGTCACCTCTGAAAACAATATTCCTAAATATAGCATACTTTGGACGTCTCCTATATTTATGAATAttcttaaatataattatgttgtgaCCAGAGACGTATTTGAGTATTTAGCAATCCTATGCTACTAATATTTTTGACCCCGCCAACCCACGCCTCCAAAACCATAATCGTAATATTATAGGATAtagcacagacacacacacacacatacacacacacacacacacacacagagagagaaaggggggggggtaTTGCCAGAGGgtgtttcggtattgtcaatatatctatatctatatctatatctatagctatatatacatgtatctatatatatatatatatatatatatatatatatatatatatatatatatatatatatatatagatagatacatgtttatatatatatatatatctatatatatatagatatatatatatatattatccaaaaaagtaggggataTTTCATTTCGCTTTTATAATTCTGGAGAATGCGATTGCATAAGCTGAAAAAAAAGTATGAACCATGTTAGACTATTCAATACCTGTCATCATAAAAACCCCGCAAAAACACACCAAtcacacggggggggggggggggagggggggctaGGCTATTACCAGAgggtgtttcggtatcgtcagtatcatatattaggaataattgtatatattcatacatatatatatatgtatgtatgtatgtatgtatgtatactagtggaaaaaagttcctgtgcatggTTAAAAGATGAATAAAATCATAATCGcaagttgtaaaataataacattattttcaaaacTTTATCCTCGATATTGCAATCGCACGTGTTGTTCATGTGCCGCACGTGCACGACTCGTAACCGATTTGCTGATCACGTGGTACAGGTGCACACTGGCTAGAAAAACAACTTTCATTAATTCTAAACGGCGTTGATGTCATGCCACGCCTATCTGAATTTGAACGTCACTGCGCGGTCAGTATGCTCGAAACTGGAATGGGGTATAACGAGGTCGCAAGACGTTTTGGCGTGCATCGAAACACGATACAGAATTTGTGGCGACGTTACCAACAGCAGGACAACACCAGAGACAGGCCACGTTCAGGTCGCccgcgtgtgacgtcacaagcACAGGACAACCATATTCGGGTAACACATCTTCTGAATCGATTTCGGGCGGCAACTTTGACAGCCAGAACCATCCCTGGGTTGAGAGTAATCAGTGCCAGGACAGTTCGCAACCGTTTAATCAGGCCGCGACGCCCAGCAATACGTCCTATTCTGCTACGGCGTCACCGAAATGCGCGTCTAGCATGGAGTAGACAGCACTTACGATTCACCCGTGGCGGTCAGGTGTGCTATTCACCGAAGAGTCAAGATTCCATTTGGACGGTAGTGACGGTCGAAATCGAGTCTACATACGTGTTAACGAACGCTACGCTGACGCCATGGGGCAAGTGCCAATCAGCTATTCACTTGCGCCATATATTTTTCtacttgcccatacttcttaaggtaaccaattCTGTTACTGtacttaatttaatacagtgctgAATAATGTAACAAACTTGAAAGTAAATATGAGCTCTATTACTCTGCTAATGTGGCTGGGCTCGTAGTAAACACGAGCTCTATCTGTAAATGCTTTTTAAATATGTCAGGCTTGGTAAACAACAgccggggtggggtgggggtggttgtcgtacatcgattgcagccttgattatttaatttattgaacataatttattatttgttaaaaacaatatattcatatatgcTTGGATGGCATGGCACCATCGCGATTATGACGTAGGGCTAATAGCATCTTAACTTCaccctatagtccgtcccacagaaacgccttttttcatacgaTGAAATTTACTaccagttatttatttctgagcaggttgatttgtaaattgcacacagaggtagtatgtttttgttatttccaaaatacttttaagTTTCCTCTTATGTTAActgaaattatatacaaaaaaaataaaaattatagaatgatgggacggactatagacgtTCATTTTACACGAACGAAGATTTGCATTTGCAAAGTAGtgaaaaacattaagtatgttctCCAACGAGGTTTATAATATCTAAACTGAAATATCTtacaacttttataatatagttCATAAtagttatgttttgtttgggtgAACTGGAAAATTATAAACTCGTTAGTACTTGCTTTGCGCCCccgttcatttgcaaagagcagATTCTGAAACCGCATtaacatataatttaattttaatatgacaattttaaactgtatcccaTCTCATATACCATGTTTGCAAtgatttaacatttttattgcaCACACAATgcatgtatactttatttttatatcagcTATAAAGCGTATTGGACGCTATTTATGTTTGAAGATCATCAAAATAACTACTTGTACAAATTCAGTTGAACATTCAGTGGCTGAAATTACCGATCTCAGTCTAACTTGTTATCGAACTTTTGAACACAAATTACGTTTTCGCGTGTTAAGGCTTTGAcaagagttccgatcgttccagtatttagggttaaggttagttCTCCTTAGTACTACGTAAATTCTTGAACGATCGGAACTATTTCCAAAGGACTTACcaagatttgtaacaaaatgaaaataagtttagGTATTACATTTGTCACTTGTCATCtggcatatgcagttaacataattacttgcccgaCATGAAAATTCAGCTTGGCACGGGCGTCGGGCAATGGGATTTTTGATCCCCTGGACTTAATGTGTCACAATCAGTCTTTAGCCAATTTTGGGcccgatatcgtaaaaccagaAATGTGGACAATCgtcatcaatatcaatatatatattttccttACCCTGGTTGCTATTTCTTCTGGCTGTCCATATTATATGATTAAAAGATGTGACATTATCGATATAAATGGATATGTCACATGTCAAGGAtggtattattttatgtatgcgTTACTTTTGTTGATGGGGATAATAACTAAGTGAAATTGATTCGTGTACCTGACTTGTTGTATGCTATAGTGAGATGCAAGAATAAAGCATATCACACTTGTAGTGTGTGTAAGGATGACCTTTCAACTTGGGATGGGCAATAAAAAGCACGGGATAATTGTGTGGTTATGAGATAAATAgaaataattattgtgtatttgGGAGAGCTATTATTTTTTGTCAAGGGAGGAAGGTGCTCTCATGTTTCTCTCGGTGTTAAGACATaagtttttatttgtattatttggaTTGTTGCAAATGACTTTACATATTGGATTTGTGCAACAGTGTAATAATTACTTTGTTAAAACGTTATGCAATGCATGTACGAGTGTATAGTTATGTTTTTAGATAAATAATTGTGTACatgaatacataaaatataggaTTATAGGATGGAATAcacatagtgtattttatattgttacaCCGGGTTTCCCAGGTGTAGATTTCTGAGGTTGGGGTGGAGACTTAAAACCCCTGATTGGAATCCTGTGATTGGAATCGGGAGGTGTGGAACCGAGACTGGTGTGGTGTGAATTCGAGATGGCGCGGAATCCGTGATAAAGAACTGTTTATTTAAAATCCTGTTTTAAATTATCTCTGTAACTTATTTAATAATGCGACATCAGACTTTGGCTGAATAATTTTGACTTTCGAAACCATCTAGAACGAACTTTGAACATTcaaatttttgtttatattttttctcCATGTGGTTGGTTTGATAGATGAGTGGGGTGAATGGCATGTTCGGTGAGTGAATGTGGGGTTTTTATGTAAATTGTGTTGTATTAAGTATATaagtttttagttattttttctATTATCTTTATTACGTGACAGGATATTATCCTAACACTTGTTTATTTCTGAAGAATGTGGAGATTATATTATGATTGGAATATGCTGTGACGTCATCAATATCATTAGATATTCTGACCCTGGTTGTTATTTTTGCAGAATGTCGAGATGCGGGTCGACTTGAGTGATTGGAAGGGTAACCACGCCTACGAGTTGTACGACAGCTTACTCGTGGACGACGAGACCAACAACTACACCATCCATGTCGGAAACTACACGGGGGACGTTAGAGACTCGTTTCGGAATGCATAGTACGTGTGCACTAATTTATGCAGTAGGGGTCTAGACTAAGGCGATCGAACTTTatgtggaggggtgggggtcggTGAATGTGTGTTGATTCATGCTCCCACGAAAATCATACAACAAAAAATACTTGAGCAATCCTGGAACCCCATCCCGACCTATACAAGTGTCTTTACCACTAGGTTCGACTCGGTTCCCATAACATGTTCTTGGTCTCTGTCGAGCAGCGTCAGTCTTTATAACTGTGTTCGACTGGGTTCCCATAACATGTTCTTGGTCTGTGTCGATAGTCATCcgtctttaccactggattagACTGGGTTCCCATAACATGTTATTGGTCTCTGTCGAGCGGCGTcagtctttaccactggattagACTGGGTTACCATAACATGTTCTTGGTCTCTGTCGACCAGCGTCAATCTTTACCACTGTGTTCGACTGGGTTCCCATAACATGTTCTTGGTCTGTGTCGATTAGCGTCAGTCTTTACCACTGTGTTCGACTGGGTTCCCATAACATGTTCTTGGTCTGTGTCGATCAGCGTCagtttttaccactgggttcgaCTGGGTTCCCATAACATGTTCTTGGTCTGTGTCGATCAGCGTCagtttttaccactgggttcgaCTGGGTTCCCATAACATGTTCTTGGTCTCTGTCGACTAGCGTCAGTCTTTATAACTGGGTTCGACTGGGTTCCCATAACATTGTTCTTGGTCTGTGTCGATAGTCATCcgtctttaccactggattagACTGGGTTCCCATAACATGTTCTTGGTCTCTGTCAATCAGCGtcagtctttaccactgggttcgaCTGGGTTCCCATAACATGTTCTTGGTCTTTGTCGACCAGCGtcagtctttaccactgggttcgaCTGAGTTCCCATAACATGTTCTTGGTCTTTGTCGATCAGCGTCAGTCTTTATAACTGTGTTCGACTGGGTTCCCATAACATATTCTTGGTCTTTGTCGATCAGCGtcagtctttaccactgggttcgaCTGGGTTCCCATAACATGTTCTTGGTCTCTGTCGAGCAGTGTCAGTCTTTATAACTGTGTTCGACTGGGTTCCCATAGCATGTTCTTGGTCAGTGTCGATAGTCATCcgtctttaccactggattagACTGGGTTCCCATAACATGTTCTTGGTCTCTGTCGAGCAGCGTcagtctttaccactggattagACTGGGTTACCATAACATGTTCTTGGTCTCTGTCGACCAGCGTCAATCTTTACCGCTGTGTTTGACTGGGTTCCCATAACACGTTCTTGGTCTGTGTCGATCAGCGtcagtctttaccactgggttcgaCTGGGTTCCCATAACATGTTCTTGGTCTGTGTCGATCACCGTCAGTCTTTACCACTGTGTTCGACTGGGTTCCCATAACAcgtctttaccactggattagACTGGGTTACCA
This genomic window contains:
- the LOC121366683 gene encoding fibrinogen alpha chain-like: MISMYVLVEPITDCWDVKTRQNQSSDGTYKIDSPAGGQMNVRCDMTTDNGGWLTFVRRVRGGVDFNRSWEDYKNGFGDLAGDFWLGNEFVHMFTAAKNVEMRVDLSDWKGNHAYELYDSLLVDDETNNYTIHVGNYTGDVRDSFRNAYVSLYHWVRLGSHNMFLVFVDQRRKTFWRASKHDTEFVATLPTAGQHQRQATFRSPACDVTSTGQPYSGNTSSESISGGNFDSQNHPWVESNQCQDSSQPFNQAATPSNTSYSATASPKCASSME